The genomic region TCTACGGAAGGGGTTCGGCGCGCCCCACCTCCCATCCATCCGCGGCTTCCCCGGGAATCCGGGGCGTGTGAGGCAGGGATGCTGCGTTCTAGGGGGCCTGGGGAAGGGGCTCTCCTGGCCGCAGGGGCACTTACTCGGCTACCGCTGGGCTGCTGAAGGACTTCTCCTGCAGGCTGAAACAGAAGCAAGAAAACATGGGCTAAGGCCGGCCAGGCTGGCCCCCGTGCACTGGCCCGGCTCCGCCCGCCGCCCGGAACCTGCACGCGCTCCCGCCCGCTCTGCACACGCCCCGAAGGCAGCCCCCGCTGGGATTAGCCGCGCTAAGGACACGCGCCACCAAGCCCGTCCCCCGGCTGCGCTCCCTGCGCGTAGCCCGGCCCAGCCCGGCCCGGCCCAGCGCCGGGGATCCGCGTGACTGGCAGCCCGtgggcaggagggggagggggccggggagaaggggaggaggagagatgaggaggggagaaaggcgGTGGGGAggacagagggaagggggagaggggggagggaaaagggggtagggaagaagagaagggcgAGGGAGATGGGGACGAGGAAagagggggttggggaaggggaagtggggaggaggaaggaaaggtggggaggaggaaggaaagttgggagggggaagaagaggtggggaggacagggaaaggagagatggggaggaaagagggggaagggaggaagagtggggcaaaggagatggggaggaggaaagggggaagggaaattggggaggaggaaagaaaaacaggGGAAGGGAGATGAAAAGAGGAAGGGGTGAGGGAGATGGGGTAGGTaagataaagaaggaagaggggaagggaagatggggagggagaagggaagaagaggaaaggaggaaaagaaggtctagggaaatgggaaggaggaaggggaggaggaaggaaagatgggagggggaggaagaggtgggaagggcagaacaaaggggaaatggggaagaaagggggaaaggggaagaaagagggggaaaggggaagagaggggcaaGGGAGGTGGGGACAAggaaagggaagtggggagaaggaaagaaaaacgggggagatgaaaagaggaagaggtggcagagatgagagagatgaggggagaggggaggagggaaaggagtgataggggagggggaagagaagatgggagagaggtgatgaggggagagggggaggacgaaagaagatgagggagaagaaatggggagaagaagggggagagggagtggggagggataaGGAAAGTTGAGTagggggagatgaggaagaggggtaGGGGTTGGGGAAATGGGGAGGGctaagggaggaaagggaaggaaaaggagaggagagatggagtgtgagggagagaaaatggggaTGGGAGCAGGGAGTCACTTCAGATTCCCCCTGGAGGTGTACACCTTCCACTTAGTGGATCCCATCTTCGCCCCAAGTCTGTCAATGGAACCAAGAAGTTGCTGCTTCTTAGGCTTTTGATCTGGGTCTTTTTGTCCTACCTTCAATCCctgcaatcaatcaacaaatgtgtgtgtgtgtgtacacatatacatgtatatatgtatacgtacatacatatgcatacatatattcgTTAATATAGAAGACGTAAAAATTGTGTATATGcgtctatatattttatatgtaatatattctaGTCCTATAGCCGTAGTCCCCCACTTCTGCAGTgaagggaggtgcattttctcatctctttttagGGACGAGATCATCGTGCACTTATGAAGTTccaactatgttccaggcaaaaatgaaacagcccgttttactaaaatagaaaaggaagtttcAGTGTTTACAGCCAAACACCTGAATTCCCCGGCGattctgtgtgtgcgtgtgtgcacgtGGGCGTGTGCTTTCCAGGAGTCTCATTCCTGTTGCCCTGGGAGCTAGACtgttctgcctcccttcccccaccttactcctcccccctcccccagccaggTTCTACGTGGTTtgtaccccccaccccaccctagcaTTGAGGAAGGCCACTTAGTCCCTATGGAATAAAATCAGCCAGAGGTCAGATCGGCTCCCAGTGCCAatttgagacacacacacacacgcgcacgcaaAGCAATGGTGGCTCCTGCGTGTTCTTGCCAGCTCAGGGCAGGGAGGATTCCAGGCATCGGGGATGTTACAACGTGTGCGTGTCACAATGCGGGTGCTGAGCCAGGGAGAGATGCTGAATGCTGGATACTGGAAGGCAGGGGTGGGGCCTTAGCAGGCTTACTGTAGCTAGGTGCCTAAACCCAGCTCACTAACACCTTTAGCAAGATAGGGGAGCCCAGGCCACAAATGGCCTAGAGGCAGAGCGACcgactcttcccttctcccctttgccTCCTACTGTAGACTATGATCCCCATTCCCTCTGCTTCCGCTGGCGACCCCGCCCCCAATTCCCGACCATGCTTCTCCCTCTGATCCCCTCCTGTACTTCAGTTTCCAGGGTTGTAGATTTGGAACCGAAAAGGAGCtagcaaaaacaacaaccaaaaaaatccaaTTGCCCCCTTTTATggagtgggaaactgaggctcaggatggCGAACAGGGATTGGTCCAAGCCACaaccaaaggaggagagaagcaaGAAACAACCCCGGGTCCTCCGTCTCTGGATACTGCCTCTTCAGGCCAGGAGGTGTACCTCCATCAGGCAGGATTTCACCCAAAGAAATGCAAGCCACCTTTGGCATCCTTACCTGCCCCAAGCTTATCGAACCCAGTTCCAAATCCTATTTGAAATTCACTATCTTCAGTGCAGAGACTAGAGAGTGAGGGTTGGACTTCTTGCCTACGAAGACTCAGTTTTTCCTAAGATTAAATCCTGCGCATTAGGGAATTTTATGGCTCTTTCCGCCATTTTGCATCGCTGCCACTATGGTGCGCATGAATGTCCTGGCAGATGCTCTCAAAAGCGTCTGCAATGCAGAAAAGCGAAGAAAACGCCAGGTTCTTATTAGGCCGTGCTCCAAAGCAACTGTGCAGTTCTTAACTGTGATGATGAAGCATGGTTACATTGGTGAATTTGAGATCATTGATGATCACAGAGCAGGAAAAATTGTTGTGAACCTCATGGGTAGATTAAACAAGTGTGGTGTACTCAGCCCCAGAGTTGATCTTCAATTGAAAGATCTGGAAAAGTGGCAGAATAATCTCCTACCATCCCGTCAGTTTGGGTTTATTGTGCTTACAATCTCAGCTGGCATCATGGACCATGAGGAAGCAAGACGAAAACACACAGGAGGAAAAATCCTGGGATTCTTTTTCTAAGGGtgtaaaacatacatacaaataaaatgccctaatgggaaaaaaagaaattttatgtcTGACATTCTTTAGGACTCTACTAACTTACTTGACAAATCTCACCAGTACTGAAAATAAATCTTTTGAAGAAAGAATTGATAATTAAGTTCGTAGGATTATAGACTTGAAGATCGGAGGGATGTCAAGGTGAATtgatccaaccctctcattttacaaaaaaattaaggCACAGAAAAGGGAGAAACACCTTAGCTAAGGTCACACCCACTCGGGTAGCTACTGAAGTTAGCACTCAGCTCTACCTCCTCTGACCCCCAGCCTAGGGCCCCTGCCACTGGACAAAAGACACCTCCCCCAGATGCGTGGAAAACTTAATGCTAGAATTTAGAGGCTTCATTTGACGATGAAAATGACATCTTTCAATAAATCAATATTCCtcaagttgttaaacatttgcagCACCAGCCTACAGAGTGTTATGAGTTTTACAACATATTGGGAAGACTGGGCcaatttttttggcttttttagaAAAGTGAAGGATTCCATTGTCTTTGCCGATGGAGTCAATAATCACCCATTAGTGAGAAATCTGTTTTGCTGACTTCATGTGTTCACCTATCCACTGATTTCATTcacaaactctttttaaaaatcttattttattgatactgtttgtttttataacacTTTTTTATATCCCTCCTTTGCCCTTTCCCAACAAGCCATCCATCAGGactaagattttaaaagaaggaaaaaaagcatcagCAGAATCAATCAATATTACATAATATCTGCTGGCTCTAGTCTTCTCACTTTGCAGAAATAAGGGAGCTCCATTTTCTAAATAGCAagcttggccattataattaCACAATATTCCGCTTTGgcaattgtttcttcctggtgtttattgtttttatttatagcCTTTTAATTATTGTACtatcattttcttggttctgcttacttcattctgtatccattcatctaagtcttcccatacttctctgaatccattaattttcatcatttcttacagttcaGCAGTATTCTATAACATTtacgtaccacaatttgtttagtcattccccaatcaaagCTTAGGGAAAGCTAGATGtctaagtggatagagcattgggcttggaactcatcttcatgagttcaaatctggcatccgataattaatagctgtgtgaccctgggtaagtcacttcaccctgtttgactcagtttcctcatctgtaaaatgaggtggaggaggcagtgacaaaccactccagtatgtttgccaggaaaaccccaaatggggtcatagagagtcagacacaactgaacaacaataaatcaaatgatatctactttattttcaattctacGCTAGCACAAAATGTGTTACTACAACTATTTTGATGTTAATGGGACATTTGTGTCTTTAATTTTGGAGTGGATGCATTCTTAGCAATTCAATCTCCAAGTCAAAGGGTAGAGACGTTTTGGTCACTttcacataatttcaaattgcttttcagaatggatgaactaattcacagttctaccaacaacgTGTTAGGGGGCCACactcccctccaacattgactatttccaattTGCTAGgcttgaatttctcttattattaattattgggAGCATTCATTCAAATGATTATTACCAATTTGCCATTAATTTGAGCACTGCTCATATTCTCTTACCCACTAGGGAATGCCCTTTGGTCTCAGATATCTGATtcacttcacaaatgttatcaAGTGTATATTCTTTGGGAGGCATTATGCTAGACACTAGAGATAATGGTAATAACAACTCAGAGAATTTTATCaatttcaggtttgcaaagtaccatatttttaaacataaaaacaGAAATTGGTCAATTCAGTTAGAGAAACTAGCAATTTGCATATGCATGGTGGGGAAAAATCATCAGATAAAAAGTTAGAAGTTGTCATCAAGTCTTTCTTCagcattttacaggcaaggaaactgagtcccagagaagtgaggtgattttgtccaaagtcacacaaatgcTGAGTGGAGTAAGGttaagattcaaattcaggtcctctgactccaatcccagtgttctttctcctatACTATAGAAATCAGAGCTGGAAATGAACTTCAAGGTCATCTGATCCTGTTCTTTTACGAGGAGGAAGCTAAAGTTTATGCGCAAGGAATATGTatgagagccaggatttgaacccaggtcctctaatgcCAGAGTCTTTCACCTATACCATGTTAGCTTAATTTTCCAACCAATTTTTATTATagttaattaacaagcatttattaagtggctatatatgccaagcatggtgctaagcaccAGTCTTAGTTTGAACCCAAAATATGTGTAGAAATTAGGTATATTTTAATTAGCCTTTGATGTTCCATCAGTTTTTTGGTTCTTAAGTTGCTTAATTGTGGATGATCATCCCTGTCAGGCCCCCTTCATAAACTCAAAAATGTCCCAATCATTGGGCATGTTAAAGTCTTGGACAGCTAGTACCAGGAGACCATTTGTatataaacaaaaagagaattaGAATAAAACTAAGATCTGAATGCTTAAACAAATCGGTAACAGGATGTTGTCTGAAAAGGTggtaagaagaggaagaaaagtaagCCAGTAACTAGAGTCAGGTCTAAAAATTACAATATGGGAAAAATTAAgttgtggggagaggagaaagaaacagagaggtagAGATCCCAAGTAGCCCATGGCCACTGCTGGGAGAGGCCATTACTGAGAGACATTGGGGAGGGGCTCACTTGCAGCATGGAAAGGCCCACAGGCACAGATGTTGTCATGGATCCTGGGTGTCCCATTTGACGTAGATCCCTAGGCTAGCCAGTGTACCCTAGCCCAGCAAAATCTCACTGATAGAGCAAAAAGGGTTCCGAGAGAGAGTGAGACACTTGGATGGATGATAGCCTGTTTCTGGGTTGACCAGAAAACCATGATGGAATGGAAGGATGTGCCTCTAGTGCCCTGATATGAAAAGCCCAACTTCCCTCACCCTAGTTACAGATCTTCTGATATCCAATCTAATTTCACCATGGGCTAAATGCGCAaagtaagaagaaataaaaggagtgTCTTAAATTTCTTCTCCAATACTTCATGCCTTGCTAAATGTTCACTTCATTTAGAGCTAACTTATTTTTGTGGTCACTAATTCTCACATTTTGATTATTTCTGCTGGAGGCATTTTATTGGTTGtgtattttttgttattatttattattagccAGGACCAacttctgaattccaaatttaatACAATGGATTGTTTTGTTAAAAGTTTTCTTATCACCTAGCAaggatgtttaaaaaaaggaaatcttagaaaggaaaaactttgtttaaaaaatgtgcTAGCAAACCTTGActcagagggtgtgtgtgtgtgtatgtgtgtgtgtgtgtgtgtgtgtgtgtgttgggggtagTTGGGAGGGGTACAGGCTTGATCTCAGTCTCCGTCTGTTTTGCACTCAGTGAGAAATACTTTCATTTCAGATACATCCCCGGAGAAAAAGACAATTCTGAGAAATCACTTTCAATGTAACTGAGGAAAGGAGCCAGATACTTGACAATGCCAGGAAATGAGCAGATGTATGAAGAATGGGTCTGGACACTGTGACATGTAGTTTCCTGTGAATATAGCTgagcaaggaggaggaggagggttcACAGGGTTGGGAGGAGTCTCAAGATCATACCATATGGGgattggctgaaggaactgggggaggggttagcctggagaagagaagattggggGTTGGGCAGGACATGAGGGCTGTCTTCGAGTATTTGAAGAACTGTCCTATGGGAAAGGGATTAGTGTTTTTCTGCTTTGCCCAAGAGgcaagaaccaggagcaatggggaaATGTTGCAGAGATTCAGGCTTGATATCTTAATGGGAGTCTGGCACATTGCTACTCCCCACACAGAAGTGGCTTCTGGGAGAAGGGTGGGATGGTAGGTAATGAATATGATGAGGAGACATCTGAGAATGTGTGGACATTCTGTCTTGACTCTGGTCTGCTTGCCACATGGTTGGGAGAAGCTTTTTGGACTGGCTTGGGAGCCAGAAGGGGAGTGTCTTCAAAAGGTAGACCAGAGCCTGAGCCATTGTCTTAGGATTTTCTCTTTTGGTTAATGTCTCCTTTTGGTTTGATCTCTGCCTGATGTCAGTCAATAGACAGTGCTATTGGTGAGAGGGCATGGGTACTCTCCCTCTGAGGCCAACATGTGGCTCGTGAATACAAAACCCTATTCTTTGTCTGCTGCTGTGGTTACTCTTTGACATTTCAGGTAAGGGAAGCCGGAAGCTAGGACCATGAGGGTACCTGGACATCTGGACATCCAGGAGTCTGGGGAGTCTGAGAATACAGTTGTTCTGCAGTCAAGTCTATGCTTAGTCTTACAGCCAGCCCAGATTCAATGTTCCAAGGAGCACAAAGTGACTGCCTAAAGTGGTAGCTGAGACAAAGACTCACCTGGCACCAATACTTCATAAACTGGTGGGACCAGTGCTATGGAGAAAGTCTGAGCCCACTGAGAGACCAACATGGTTTAGGGGAGACTCAGGAggggaaatgttcatgtttttgtttttcctatgcCTTTCTAAGATCTGGTGGTTAATTGGAACTGGAGCGCTAGTTACTCACTGGTGGCTAATGGTGGGAGAAGACAATGCTGGGGACTCCAGATGATGTTGATAGAGAAGAGACACCAGCAACCCTAGAGGGTAGCCCTTGGACACTTGGGGCTGGCTAAGTCTTCGGGAGGGTTGTGCTCACTACCTTGAGAAGAAACTTCCTAACGGAGCTGTCCAAAAGGGTCAGGAGGATTCTCTGGAGGTTGTCACTTCCCGGTGACTACAGGCTTCCTCATGAAGGCTGAATGATAATGTCAAGGATCACATCATCAGAAGTCTGAAACTGaaaagggcctcagaggccatctagaccaaacccttcattttatatatgaggaaactgaggcccatagaggtcagcccaaggttacataggtagtgAGAGGCAGTCAGGATGTTGTAGGGGGATCTCTTCTGATATAGATGTTCTAGGGAGATTGATCAGGAACAGGTTGAATTCAATGAGATCAGATCATTTCCAATTCCCAGATTCTGTGAACCCTGGGCAGTTACCTACACAGTATGATTTGTGGGGTATCTATGACATATACTTACCCTCAAAAATGTGCCCCCCTCTCTGCTCCTATTTCCTCTAAGGACCCAGAAAGGACCTATGATGTCTTTGGTACAGGGAGCTCCCAGATAAGGAAAGTCTACAAATGCAGGTTGGTGCTATCTCTACCCCAAGAGGTTAAATAAACCCTCCTCAGAGTACACAGTCAGGTTGTGTCAGAGGCAAGTCAAGATAGACTCTCTACCCACTCTGCCACATAACCTCATCCAACGAATTTCCTCACCAGCGATTCATTACTTAGAGTTCAGTAGGAGGTAAGAGAGTCATTCCTTAGAGTTCAATAgggtttcttttaaaatttgagtaGTTTGGGAGGAATGTGGGAGCAAGTAAGCCATTATCACTTTATCTGGAATTAGACTAATTATTGAAAGGACTGCATAGGGCCTTGAATAATCAGGACAGAGGATAGGTAAGTTTGTGTTGCAGCAGAAGGGGAAGGCCTCGGTCCAGGACAAGGGGTGCTTCTGGAAAGGGGGTGCCACAAGCTTTGTGGAGCAGGAGCTAGTGGGCAGTATGAGCACATGGAAAACCTAAAGATGAGAGAAGCGTAGGGTTGTGGGCATGGTCAAGTCAGGTCAAGTAAGAAGCCTGCAGAAAGTGGACCACAGGCCTAGAGCTGGAGAGCCTGGTGGTCAGATTCCAATTCTGCTACTCATTACCTGTTTGAGGGAGGTGACCCCCTACCCTCTTTGGGGATCAgtatccttatctataaaacaaacgAGAACGTGGGATAAGAATTCAGGTTGGATATTTGAGATGAAATGAAACTAAATTAGAGATAGAAATTAGAATTATGGTTAGAAACAAAATTGGAAAACCAGCCTGtgaagggatgtcagaggccaGGTAGTCTGATCGcctcatattacaaatgaggaagccgTGATGATGTCCAACATGGTAAAGCGTCCTAACGGGGTGTAGTGGAAGACtgatgggcctagagtcagcaagtcctgagttcaaatgtggactcagatttttactagctatgagaccctggacaaattccttaatctctgtctgcctcagtttccagatctataaaatgaggacatctcccaggattgttgtgaatgtcaaaagagattatatttgtaaggaACCTAGTAAAACTTAAAAGCTCTAGAGAAATACTGTGGTGGTTATACCTTTCAACCTTGATCTTCTAAGCTATAAAGTGGGCACAAGAATATATGCATCACCTGCCTCCTCTCCAAGTGAGATATTATCACTAGTCCGCTTTTAAATCCTGCAGTCCCAGAGTGCAGATGAGCAGTGAAGACAAATTTgatctcatttttaattttgtttaggGCAAACCCTACCCTTTGGGAAGGTAAAGGAATCCAAATTCTAGATAGAACTAGGGTGGGACAACCAGCCCACAATAATTTAATAGCTGCACTCCTTCAGAAGGGTTAAGCGCCCCTTCCGTTCAGACGATTTGGCCTTAATGTCTTCCAGGGCTATTTTCGCATTCATGAATGACAAAGTGGGAGCGCCATTTGTACTTCCTTATCCCTTGTGTATTTCTTAGTGCTTTCTCTAGGCACCAGGATTATTAGTTATGGCTCTCTCTGAGTTCTGGTTGCAATGGCTTccaggaaattatcaagaaagATGACTAGATATGATGGCCAGGACCTGGGATCAAATACCCATTCTTGTCCTTATGAGCTTAGTTATtccatctccctgggcctcagtcttctcctctGAAAAGTGAGGGAATAGGACTCCTAACCTAGGGGCTccttggatagatttcaaggggtccaaGAACTTGGGTGTAAaaaattgcattttttattttcattaatctttGGTTTCCCCTGTATTtggttttatgcatttaaaaacatttttctgaaaagGACTCCATAAGCTTCCATagactaatgatgatgatgatgaaaaaagagGTTAGGAACCTGTGGATTACCTGTTCTTGAAGGACTCTCCCAGCTCTAAGTCATATGATGCTAGAAATGGCTTTTAGTAAAATGTCGGTGACTTTCTCCCCTCCACTTCAGGTCTTTGGCTTCTCTTGCCAGTGCCCACCACTGGGCACCATGACCTTCCTCTCGGCTGGTTGGTGCCTTTAATGTGCTAGCTTACAATGCATAGTGTGACCACTCATCTTCATCTTGttcctcactctcccctcctcccccaaccttctcttttccaggctaaacatccgtACTTCCTTCTATTGACCTTCATACAGTGGGATCTCAATGTTCCCTGCCATCCTGGCCACTcacctctggacactctccagtttatcacaaaataaattgatttatcaaaaataaatattgacCTTCAACTGAGAGTGCAGTTTTAGGGTGTTAAAAACACGTGCATTTATAaaacatctcttctctctccatgccTGAAATTTCCCAGAAATATATTCATCTGGGACTTGAAGGCTTTTTTAGTCTAACTAAGAATTGTGTTCCCCACGTTGAGCACAGAATCTtctgtatgtagtaggtgcttaataattgttagTATGAATATTTAGTAAAAGACAGCTTGTCTGCCAGTTCCCAAGCCTTTACCTCTACTCTGCTTGGGGGACTCTGCTGGGGTCTCTCTGTTTAGACTTTTCTTCAGCAATCCCAACCCTTCAGAGGAAGACTGGAAGAAGTGAGCTTAAGACCTATAGCAAAGTGGGACAAAGGACTCTTGGCTGGTTaatgggtgaccttgggttcAATAAAGAAACCTTTATCCCTGGCCAGATCGACAAAGGCATGCCAATACCAATTTCAATTCATTtcatcaagtgtttattaagttcttgttgtttgccaggcactgtattaggtgctgaggatagaaacaagagaaagaaacattccctaccctcaagaagtttacattccacTGTGGAGGAACAATAAGCATGAAcacaatgtgtatgtgtatatttctatgtctatacgtatgtatattagcgtatatatatagtgtatgtatatatgtatattttgtgtgtgtccatgtatgcatgtttatatatgtttgtatgtatatgtatatgcaccaCATATATGATAAGTACAGAGTAATTgattgggggaggaaggaggaaggagaaacatTAATGACTTCTAGGACCAAGAAATGCCTCATGGGGGATATGAGATTGAACTGAACCCTGAAAAGAGCAAAGAACCCCCAAGGCATAGGTAAGGAGGGAGTCCTCTGGGCCAGGAGACTTGAAAGGTCATCCCCCTTAAACATGACCTCACAGGTGTTAGAGTGAAAAGAAGGCAACTGTTCTCtgcagagacctgggtttgaatccagcttctgacatgcactagctgagtgaccacgGGCAGATGAACCAGCCTCTCTGATTCTACTTTACAGGGTGAGCGTGGGCATCAAAAGGAATAATGAAGGTACAACATATTGTAAACCTTAAGGCCCTGCCTTACAGCCATTGATGATTATTGCCTGGTCTACAGTAAGCTCTTAATTCATGCTTTTCATCCTTCTATCTATCTTCCCTTTTGTACGTTCACTGAacccaacctcctccttttacaaatgagggaactgaggccaagagagggagGGTTCACAATTTGCCCAAAGGTCACCCTAGAGCCAGACTGGGTGGGTTATttgacttccctgggcctcagtttccccatctgtgtgTAACATGGGTCACCATTCCAAACCCCCATTACCTGTGAAAGGAGCAGCTCTCACCAGTCGATCTTGAAAGGCTCTTCTGGCTCTCACTCTACAGCGTTCTGATAGGGACTGACTGGTTCTGATTGGTCTGCTGACTCTCAATTCGGTTCCCTTTCCATTTAGCCTTCCTGACTTTCTCCTAAGCCCTCATGCACCCTCGTGTTTCCAAGATTGCTTTCTAGTCCTTGGCTTCTGTTGAAGTAATCCTGCCCTGTATATCACAATAATCTCTTCTTATTCCACAAGaagtctcagtttccacctctgtaattGAAGGATAAATCTTGTCTAACAGCCCACCTGTCATCATCTTCTCCCCACACGTCCATCATCTTTTACCTGCTTGTGGCTTGATAAGTTTCTTCCAAGCCTCTTGCCTTATTGGCTTAAAATCCACTGTGTATTCCTCTTCTATAAATAATGACTATTGGTCTCTAGGGCCTTAGATCCACCGGGGAACAACATCGGAGTTGATTGGTCGAGTTTATTGTTGATCTTTCCCAAGTATGGGGCAGAGCTGGCTACttcttttttacaaaaaaaaaaaaatttattgatacTTTCTGTTTCTTGCGTCACCATAATATCCCATGTATCTTTCCACTTCCCCATCCCATAGGAGaaatagtattatttttaaagaggaaaaaaaatcaaggcaatTTAGCaaaacattgaaaaagtccaGAGACCTGTTCACAATGTGTCTACACCTGGGGACATCCCACCTTCACTAAGGGGTGAGTTTGGGCTGTCTTCTCATACCTCCTCATTCCAGACAGGCTTGATCTTATCACTTTGTTATGTTCCCTTTTGATTTTTGGCATGCATTACTTGCATTTACATTACTGTAGTCCCTGTGTATATTGGTTCCTTGAATCTGTcgacttcactctgcatccattCGTACAGATCTTTCGATGCTTCTCTgcatacatcatttcttatagcattacaTTGAaggaccacaatttgtttggccattcgccaactgatggg from Trichosurus vulpecula isolate mTriVul1 chromosome 8, mTriVul1.pri, whole genome shotgun sequence harbors:
- the LOC118830244 gene encoding 40S ribosomal protein S15a-like — encoded protein: MVRMNVLADALKSVCNAEKRRKRQVLIRPCSKATVQFLTVMMKHGYIGEFEIIDDHRAGKIVVNLMGRLNKCGVLSPRVDLQLKDLEKWQNNLLPSRQFGFIVLTISAGIMDHEEARRKHTGGKILGFFF